The following nucleotide sequence is from Lytechinus pictus isolate F3 Inbred chromosome 10, Lp3.0, whole genome shotgun sequence.
aatttaacaaatacccccaaaacggccaaagttcattgaccttaaatgaccattgaccatgctcatgtgacctgaaactcgcacacgatattcagtggtacttgattaacctaatgtccaagtttcatgaactagatccataaattttcaaagttattatggtaattcaacaaatacccccaacttggccaaagttcattgaccctatatgacctttgaccttggtcacgtgacctgaaactcaggcaagatgttcagtaatacttgattaaccttatatccaagtttcatgaactaggtccatatactttctaagttatgatgtcatttcaaaaacttaaccttaggttaagatttgatgttgacgccgccgccgtcgtaaaagcggcgcctatagtctcgctctgctatgcaggcgagacaaaaatggtaggatttttatttcttaatgttatttaaaataagcaataaatacaaatattatcCGAGTGCCAACTTTTAGACATTGGAATCAACTTGTTGACTTCTTAGTTCTGTCAATCCTATAGAGTTTGAACAGAGAGATTGACCGaatccagtaggcaatgggttaacctaCCTGAGAGCATAGAGTGGCCTCTTCATGGAAGAACCCATTGACGAATTCACAGTAGTCACGGCTAACAATCTTACATTCACCATGTATACCGATGCAGCATGGTCGACCCGTCACCTCACACATTGTATGGTATTGATTATGAGAATCAAATGGTTCCACGCAGATCTGTAATGGATCAAGGGCGGATCAAGTGAGAGAATGGTTCATGGTGAGATTCGACATGGAAGATTAAAGAAATAATACAGCCAATATCAATGTTTCATTCATGTGGCCTTACTGGAATCATGTCTGCATGTATAACTTGTTGCTGTTAGCACACTGAATGACAAGGTGTTAGAATGAGCAACTGATGTTCAACTCATACAGCATAAAGTAAATCACATGATTTCAATTATATGACATaatcataacaattgaaatgtaaCTTGTGTATTCTTCTAGCAGATATGTACATACAGTCGATTGTTTATTCCTCTCATAAACTATTCATTAGAAGGAATGCTAACAAAATGATTCAATTGAATTTGACCCCTTGTATATGGACTAAAAAAATTGAACCGGAAATTTAGATCAGAAAAGGCAATGACTTACAGGCCACTTTGTGATGTCATCTGGCCATTCATACGGCGGTCTCGATGAAGGACTCTTACACTCCCTGATAGGACCAAAAATACATCATCATAgttgtcattatcattgtcatcattattatcataatcatcaccaccactgtcAACATtagtcatcatcattaattgTTATAAACATTTTCCTATTCTTTACCATCctactcatcatcatcgtttaTGAGCTAACCTGTCCTCATCTTTGCAACATtagtcgtcatcatcatcatcatcatcaccaccatcactaccatcatcaccatcaccaccacaccaccatcatcgtaaTCATAATTAATGAGCTAACCTTGGATATCACCCACATACAGGTACTCATATTTgcacatcatcatatcatctccaccaccatcacaacccccaccaccaccaccactatcatcatcatcaccaccaccatcataattaaTGAGTTAAGCTTTGATCTTGCTCACACACAGGTCATCTTCgcacaccatcatcatcatatcattttcaccaccaccaccatcatcatcataattaatgAACTAACCTTGGATCTTGCCCACATACAGGTCCTGATGTTCTTTGTTCACTAGGATCAGGTCTACTAGGGGTCCACTTGGAGAACATGGCAAATCTCGtctagaaaataaatatttaataagaAAAGTAAAACACTCAATCTGCAATATCTTTGATCTTGTTGCTAATTTAAGTTAGTTGTATGGTGATGAACACAGGGGTTAACTGCATATTAaagacaaagatcataatttATGTGATTCAAGTTAACCCTCTCTAAACAACTATGCAAAAACAAAACTACAAACTGTATCATTTCTATGAAAGTTACAATTACCCCCAAAATGAGCAAGCAATAACACAATTGGAGAACAAGTCTAGAAGAGATAaagcaaataaatgaaatgactGATTAGGAAAGGGGTATATAACTCATAGAATTCTAGCAATAATTTCATGAAGCTCTATGTTGGTGATTCCCAGTGCCAACTATTATAAACTACATGATTATTTTTGAGCTgccattggctaagagcaattTTGTGATTGAAGTTACTAGCCAGAGACTTTATGACATTTCCCCCCAAATCCTCAAAAAGTCAATAAACCATTATCAGGGACCAGCTTGGTTCCTGGATACCAACTAGtttacaaatgataaaaaaacatcatgtctgCCACTTACTGAACATTGTTCATAAGACGTCTGCACACAACCTGCGTTATCCGTTCGTATACAGCACCCTGTCATGTTTTCAACTGCTTTTGCATCTTCAATGGTAGCAAATACTTGTTCATCTCGATGCATACATGGGGAAAACTTGGCACCTAAATGTATTAAATCCGCCTGCAAATGAAGATAATCAAATAGTTGTTGTGATGTTATGACCATTAATGCGTTTTGTAGATATACAGACAAAGTGGTTATTATTCTGCTTGGAGTCGGTGAAATAAAAACACTacgaaatcaaatgaaaaattatgaaaacaatgaattataTAAATACTCTTCTACTCAAATGAAAAACTCTGTAgatagaaaattatgaaaatactcaAAATCGAATGAAAATTGCTGTAAATAAAGAATTTTATACCAATAtgattatataaataaaaagttACAATGGAAGTATGACATCTGGAAATCTGGAACCCATTTCAAtataaaaacttaaaaataagaTAACATTTTCATTATAGGGACCTACGTAGGAAGAgtcatgtcataattttctttctgGATTATGATGGTGTTGTACAAATCAGAAACTGGTATTCCGATGGTTGTTCAGTGATGGAAGAGAAAGTATGGTTGGTTATGTTGGGGTGAGGTGCTCTAAGCGCAGGAAAGGGTTTCCTGCACAACAAAGGATATTTCCTGGTATCTCTAAGTTTCTCCTCAGTCATTTTTACCCGCTATACTGTAAGTGATGAGTAGCAAGAAGCTGATAAATACAGGTAAGTATAGTGCAGTGTAATGAATAGCCAAGATCTTGGGAATCAGCCTTATCATATATCCCATATCCCAGTGTCTTGAGGGTTAAGGTGGCATCTAGTGGCTTCATTTTATGAGATAGGGAAGTGGGATTCAAGCATTAAATACATTACTACAACTAGGgtcctgtttcatgaaaatttacaactattgtaactttaccataatggcaactgCCATGATAATaaggctcagcagccaatcacaataaaGGTTTCAATGGTGGTTACAATAATCGCAAGTTAAGATAGTTGTAAACCTCTATGAAATGGGCCGATGATTTTGAAATCCAGAAGATGAAATGTTTGCACCTACCGGTCTTGGACCGATCCAGAAGTTATCTGGTTCCTTGTAACCTACTGTTTCCATCACTAAATTAGATTGTAAGACCTGTACAGAGAATGAGAGTGACAATAAACCATACTGAATATCAGCTCAAAACAAATCATTAAAAGCCATTCATTATAGTATCATTACAAATGTAAAATCAAGTTAAATCAAGTATaagtttttttatgaaaaaatagtACTAATCAATGGTATtaaaattatggcaaaaattTATCACCAGCAAAGACTCTAACACATCTATTACGTATACAAAGTCTAGGAAAGGGTTGTTGGGATTGGAAAAAATATCTCACTATCAACTGCACATTTTCATGTCAATTCTACCCAGTCAAATGGGTCCATTCGGGACTAACCACATGGTGAACCTTATTTTAACCaacatgcaaaccttcaaagatATAATTTTATCACTACTTTCCATTTCTACTTCCCACTACAATCTTTACTTGAAATACTAGAAAGGACATTCAAACCAAAACTTACCACTCCTGTTTTTTGTGTATAACTAAAGCCGATGGGAGCAAATCCGTAGAAGGCAAGAGATACTATCATGATGGCTATCTGTACTGTAGTTACCCAATAGGTGAAGTAAGGTCGACTAAACGCAGAGTtgaaagggagggagagagagagaaaacaacTATTCTAAAAAGGCTGTACAACGTGCATTTCACTGTCTTGATGAATTTTGCATCTCTGCGAACTATTTCCCTAAAACAGTAAgtccattttcatcatcattttctacTACACAAGAAGTAGACTcccattttgaaaagaatatctGATAGTGATGTTTTCATAGTCTCCATAGCCTACTTTGATCTCTGCCCCAAGACAACCCTTCCTACACCTCAAGCATTTGAAAATACTCAATAACTAGTCATACATGCATATAGCAAGGTACTGTTTATACACAGTTTCCACTGTCACAATTTGGCTCATGATTGATTGAAACAATAGTCTCAATCGTAAAGTAATTATAGTGACCGTATCAGATTGTATCAGATCGCATCAGATCCAATGTGGCAATcatattgatcaaatttttcGCAATCAACTACGAAAGGCCAATCGTGGCATTCATAGTGGATCACATGACAGTAGAAACAAGGTAATAGGAAGACTTATTACAGAGTTGGGACTGATTCAACACAAACTGAGATTGATCTCTATTCTGTACTTGAGCAAGAGAAGAGAGTTAAGACCAATCTAAAGGTCACTTTGATTCAAACAAATTACAACTCTTGTGGAACTGGCCCCTAAAGTCTCAAAATGCTCCAATGTAATGCCTCTTTTCACTCACACAGCCCTTTCAAGGGAAAAAGTCCCACTAGTCATCAATTTACTCCACCATAATGCAGTGCTGTGGGCAAACTTCTTGCAGAAGAACAATGAATGTAGTGTGAGATAACTGAACCCATGACCTTCAGATTGAGAGATAAGAATGAAAACCACTAAACCAAAACGCTTCCCTACATTCTACCCACAGAATATGATATTGCATCACTGGAGACATGCCCTTCTCACTTACCTATGATCTTCAATCTCCTCTATCTGTTTCTGGACGTAGCTGTCCATTCTCTTGGACCTGTATCTCCTGTTGAGCACCCTTCCCACCAGACCCTTGCCGATCTCTCTCCTGTCCGCGTTGTCCATTGCCATGTCCATGATCTGTTCCCTGATCTTGGTGCGACGCAGGGGTTTGCCACCGTCTGGTAGGTCCTCGGGGACAGGCACGATGGGTGGGATCTTGAAGCGCTCCTCTGTCTTGGGTTTCCGCCACCCAATACCGGTGGGTCTGTCGGGAAATGATGAGAAAATTTGGTTGGAAGCATTGGATGTTGATTGCTTATGAAATCTTAACAACTTGCAGTGTTGACTACTGAGGGCATACAGACAATGCTCATAGTTTTTAAGGAGGAAAATGGATCAATATGTAAAAGGCAGCTTGACAGAAGTGGGTGGGCACTGGAGAAAGCTAGAAGTTCATAACAAGGTCAGATATTTAGTGAAGAAGGAAAGGAGCACAACAAACAACTCACTTGATAATAAAGTGGGGTTTTTTACACCTACACACACTACTTCACATTTGTGTCTTTTTCTTTCCAACAAGACACATTTTATAATCTTTTTATCAACTAAATTTAcctaatttttttatagataaagagtttttatcaattttagtataaaaaaaagcaacccccccaaaaaaaaatctcagaaaaTGACATAGTTTCGAATTTGAAGATTCTGGTCAAAAGATACGCTGTGACATGTATCTTTTGACCTTTTTGACAATAATTTGTGTCGGATCCATATCACCATATTATGGTGATACAATGATTTTAAAGGGTCAATCTTTGAGGTTTTGATCAATTTATTTTGATCCCACCACACTTTTATATTGAACGTCGTATTCTTTACGTTTGTAGAACACTTATCTACTGaatcaattttgtaaattactttatatatatattagtgtAATGATTTGATAAGCtaaaatttttcaaatattttttttgggttgaaatgtggaaaaaaaCTCGGAAACTTAATAGATGTAAGCTCACATCATGTCTTGTAACACACTATTTGTTCTGGAGTCCAAGGGATCCCCAGCAGAGGGCTCTCTCCTGTAGACATCTGGAAGATCAGGCATGGCATACATATCATCTTCATCAGGGTATTCCCTCCTGTAGGGTGGTCTTCCTGCTGCATGGATGAGAACCAAACAAAACAACAGGTGAAAACTATGGTACCAAGGGTACTAAGGTTGGAATTAATCAACACCATATAATGACAGTATTTCTCTtccaaaattattacaaacctCACTGGAGAATTCCTGGGACCTCACTTCTGTTCTACTGATTAATTCTACTCCTTTCCTGTGCTAAGGATTCACTGttcacatgattttttttcattttgttattctCACTTGTATGTAGCCCATGCTATCTTGTATGTCTTCAGAATAAATGGTTGACCCACACAAGCCTCTCATGATAATGAAGGACGGCGGCTGCATGAAATGTAAACCGCATCGATTCATATCATCAAATCTTTGCCAAAACCATCTACACGTGGATACACATGCTTTAATAATTCTATAGAAGTCTGTAGATATCAATGAgagaaataattacaataaagaaTATACACAGAATGGAATTAAACCTGTCGGGTTTCACAAGCATGTGTTTCGCATCATGATGCGAATGTGCTATTTTTCAAccaattcaaattcattcaacCATCATTCTGATACATGTAGTATCAGGATGAGGGAAGCATGGTAAAGTGCAAAAAATTGATTAAtctaattattaaaattatgcATGCATTAAAATATTGATTCTTTGCCACAACTATACACAGATGCTTTAATAATTCTGTATAAGTCTGCATCTTGCAagaaaatttaacacaatttttaatttcagcccagttgacactgtagtgaattacattggtgacataaattgaggaaacagaattaagaaatgacaaagaagaattttttgtgatttatgaaatttttttttataaattagcatgaataattttctagtcagaATTTATAgattctgtgtagaaccttggtgaacctcgtgtagctctcagatggaacaaaaaaaaatcaaattcagtcaacaaataaataagcattttttggagttttgaaaaatatgcataaattagcatatttattgAGTTccaaaaattctgtgtagaaattttgcatccccacctagagctatcacataaagcaaacaaaattgaaattaagcaacaaatggagaagaaaaagcattttttgtgattttatgaatacattttgcaTATATTAGCATAAAtatttttctagtcaaaatttgacaattctGTGTGGAAGTTTGGTGACCCTCAtgtagctctaccagatggaagaaaaaaatcaaactcggTCATCAAATTAAGAAgtaacattttgtaaaaatacacataaattagtataaaacaaatttctagtcaacatttcaaaattctgtgtagaagtttggtgaaccttatGAAGTTCTTCCAGaaggaagcaaaaaaatcaaaatcggtcaacaaataaagaagctttttttttttatttttaaaaatgcacataaattagcatatttaatgagttttgaaattatgtgtagaagttttgaatcccccacctattGCTATCATATAaggcaaacagaattgaaattggacttgaaatgacgaagtataagcattttgaaattgcgGACAGACgacacgccacggcataagctcatcagGCCCAAAGGGCCAGATAATAATGTCAGCAGTATTATTTTCTCTGCCTATACCCTTAGCCCTAACACCATCATTACTTGGTGGAAAAAGGTATTTCACTTCAATGTGAATGTATGCACTACGAGAGCACCTACCCAGGTCGACTTCATCAAATCCGAGTCTGGGTGGCGGATGGGGCAACTGCCGAAACCTATCTTCGCTGCCTGGCACCCTGTCGCGAATCTCCTCGTACTCGCTGGCCTCGTCAGACTCCAGCCGCCGACCCGGTGGCAGTGGAGGGGGATGCTCTGCAGTTGGGGGCCGGGCTCTCCTCTGGGCCTTCGGTGAGAAGTCAAAGAATACCTCGTCATTGAGTTCATCAGAAAGCTGGATGGTTGGTCAGGGAATGGGGTGTACAGGCAGGACAGATGCAGGATGGGGAGGGGTAGGATACATACCATGCAGGACATTAATTAGAGGATAGGATAGGATTAGAGGGGTAGGCAATTGGAGGATAGAATAGCACATATGATAATCAAAGAAAGggataaaaattcaaaaattcaaaaaaagaaattgcatAAGAAGAGAGGAGAGAAGTGAGAGCAATAGAGAAGAGAGACCATAAGAGATGGGTGTAAAAGAAAGAGAACaaaatgaagaggaaaaaaaaaggacaaagaataaaaaaaggagaatagACAGGGACAGAAATAATAGGAATGATTGACAGAACAGGAAGAATTTTACATCATCGAATGTAAAAGATGGAGAAAtgtaagaaagagaaaggagtgAGTTAAGAAGTGGGCATGTTCTCAGACAAGGtatgaaaaagaattatgaaatggATAGACAATTTGGATTTATGGACAAGAAAAATAGTAGGAAAGGGAGGGCAGCGGACAGGGATGGGGAGGGGAGGAAGAGGGGCAGGGAAGGGAGGGGAGAAACCAAGCACATTGCAAAACACAAAAGAATCAGAATCATGCTGACATTGCATACAATCATTCTAAAATCATAAACATACCATAACATAACAAActtagaaaatgaaattcaaacagATACTCCAAACATATCAGTCAGAACCCTGCATTAAATGGTTTACAATAAGCCACCAACAATTGTAGGTTTTCATGGTTAGCACTGCCATCAAAACAAAGCAGCATTGAGCATCTTTCAAAATTTAGGTACCAGAAAGAGGGCAACTGAATACAATGTTCATCATTGATGTATGTAACAAGTgcaacgcctctggcagtctcgcctgtatTACGTGATTCGATagagcagcagtgctgacttcgaaaacagctattaaacaattattctcaaaagaaaacactcatatgataataaaatattatgtccattgacccaacatgacctttgaccatgatcatgtgacctaagacatgtgcaaatcaatcattcatacttgattacccttatgtctacgtttcatgaactacatgcatagatccataaactttccaagttatgatgccaattcgacaaataccccccaacactgccaaagttcattgaccctaaatgacctttcattttggTCACAAGTTATTGAGGGATACATGGTTAAtcttatgtcccaagtttcataaactagatctatatcattttaaagttatgatgacaatgccACAAATACCACCAacatcaaagtttgttgaccctaaattacctttgaccttggtcatgtgacctgaaactcgcacaggatgttcagggaaacttaattgctcttatgtctaaggccgtgtttatgcttccacttttcaggccagaatcagcgtttccaaacgtgattagtccaaaacacggttgcgtccatgctcactttcatttaaacgctgtttcaaaacgccgatcgtaaactcacaaaaaaggtgcgtttgtaaacgtcgtttgaccagaatcaggctttctggggaagtataaacagaaccacgatcgtaaacgtgtttaaatgacgtcatttggtacatgcttccggtgagatgaaaatccgcgggcaaatacagtcgcattgctccatggtcgcatgttacctccacggaattacctctcatctcccttgttttgcatgttagtattactcttccaatttgtcatcacgatgaacattgagggatttacacacaaaaaacctggaacatgagttataatgaggagacatcgccagatgccccagtagcaataacaagtaaatatattttattattttgtatacttaatattctttattttttcttactattatcctcaccatggtggaaattatatggctatatcaagaagctccatgcaatgactaaaatatcggaaattgtttgatgtttatttaacagtcgacgtaccttccccataacaacactcgttaaaaaaaaactttcgaaaaacggcacgcccaatttgacctcgctttcctgctcaatgaaaattacgatgcgaagccagctggagatcgtgatttcgcctctgaaaagttaagcataaacagcactcccagaaccacgtttacgatcggcgttttgaaattCCTTTAATGCTCgatgcgcccgatcagggtagccgtgctaaagccggggtaatagtatgcagcgcttagaaacatttgtattaagcgctatataaatgttgcatattattattattattattattattttgaatcgacgtttgaaaacgctgattctgtactcgcaatggaagcataaacacaccctaagtttcatgaactagatccattaaatttcaaagttatgacaattccacaaattaTACCCCCAACATCACAGTTCGTTGActctaaatgacttttgaccttggttatatgacctgaaactcaggcaggatcttcagtgataaaCTATCACCCTTATGTCCATCATAAATTGTCATG
It contains:
- the LOC129269484 gene encoding inactive rhomboid protein 1-like isoform X2 — protein: MDIRNYFQGEVVMVIYHTSCFSLSCWILLKARPGRLRDEYDSPRGPLPSQLSTGTATSSILQKQRSQRLIRQRSKRQSVAKMGWELIRHSVKQPKVQQRPPLIHSRSFAPASMVFDYEDDEESVDPTQFFSPGVLSDELNDEVFFDFSPKAQRRARPPTAEHPPPLPPGRRLESDEASEYEEIRDRVPGSEDRFRQLPHPPPRLGFDEVDLAGRPPYRREYPDEDDMYAMPDLPDVYRREPSAGDPLDSRTNSVLQDMIPTGIGWRKPKTEERFKIPPIVPVPEDLPDGGKPLRRTKIREQIMDMAMDNADRREIGKGLVGRVLNRRYRSKRMDSYVQKQIEEIEDHSRPYFTYWVTTVQIAIMIVSLAFYGFAPIGFSYTQKTGVVLQSNLVMETVGYKEPDNFWIGPRPADLIHLGAKFSPCMHRDEQVFATIEDAKAVENMTGCCIRTDNAGCVQTSYEQCSTRFAMFSKWTPSRPDPSEQRTSGPVCGQDPRECKSPSSRPPYEWPDDITKWPICVEPFDSHNQYHTMCEVTGRPCCIGIHGECKIVSRDYCEFVNGFFHEEATLCSQVSCVDDICGLINFLDPNYPDQIYRLWLSLFLHAGIFHCVLSFIMHMTILRDLEKLAGWFRIAIIYIFSGIGGNLTSAIFIPYRAEVGPAGAQFGLLACLVVEVFQNWQILRNPGLALVKLLAIIMVLFVLGLLPWIDNFAHLGGFICGIFLSFIFLPYICFGEFDRNRKRIQMVVCSVLLVGFFSLGFVLFYVRPITDWWWWFQYFNCVPITEDFCNDMDVRFEETGVPGNM
- the LOC129269484 gene encoding inactive rhomboid protein 1-like isoform X3; protein product: MGWELIRHSVKQQPKVQQRPPLIHSRSFAPASMVFDYEDDEESVDPTQFFSPGVLSDELNDEVFFDFSPKAQRRARPPTAEHPPPLPPGRRLESDEASEYEEIRDRVPGSEDRFRQLPHPPPRLGFDEVDLAGRPPYRREYPDEDDMYAMPDLPDVYRREPSAGDPLDSRTNSVLQDMIPTGIGWRKPKTEERFKIPPIVPVPEDLPDGGKPLRRTKIREQIMDMAMDNADRREIGKGLVGRVLNRRYRSKRMDSYVQKQIEEIEDHSRPYFTYWVTTVQIAIMIVSLAFYGFAPIGFSYTQKTGVVLQSNLVMETVGYKEPDNFWIGPRPADLIHLGAKFSPCMHRDEQVFATIEDAKAVENMTGCCIRTDNAGCVQTSYEQCSTRFAMFSKWTPSRPDPSEQRTSGPVCGQDPRECKSPSSRPPYEWPDDITKWPICVEPFDSHNQYHTMCEVTGRPCCIGIHGECKIVSRDYCEFVNGFFHEEATLCSQVSCVDDICGLINFLDPNYPDQIYRLWLSLFLHAGIFHCVLSFIMHMTILRDLEKLAGWFRIAIIYIFSGIGGNLTSAIFIPYRAEVGPAGAQFGLLACLVVEVFQNWQILRNPGLALVKLLAIIMVLFVLGLLPWIDNFAHLGGFICGIFLSFIFLPYICFGEFDRNRKRIQMVVCSVLLVGFFSLGFVLFYVRPITDWWWWFQYFNCVPITEDFCNDMDVRFEETGVPGNM
- the LOC129269484 gene encoding inactive rhomboid protein 1-like isoform X4, giving the protein MGWELIRHSVKQPKVQQRPPLIHSRSFAPASMVFDYEDDEESVDPTQFFSPGVLSDELNDEVFFDFSPKAQRRARPPTAEHPPPLPPGRRLESDEASEYEEIRDRVPGSEDRFRQLPHPPPRLGFDEVDLAGRPPYRREYPDEDDMYAMPDLPDVYRREPSAGDPLDSRTNSVLQDMIPTGIGWRKPKTEERFKIPPIVPVPEDLPDGGKPLRRTKIREQIMDMAMDNADRREIGKGLVGRVLNRRYRSKRMDSYVQKQIEEIEDHSRPYFTYWVTTVQIAIMIVSLAFYGFAPIGFSYTQKTGVVLQSNLVMETVGYKEPDNFWIGPRPADLIHLGAKFSPCMHRDEQVFATIEDAKAVENMTGCCIRTDNAGCVQTSYEQCSTRFAMFSKWTPSRPDPSEQRTSGPVCGQDPRECKSPSSRPPYEWPDDITKWPICVEPFDSHNQYHTMCEVTGRPCCIGIHGECKIVSRDYCEFVNGFFHEEATLCSQVSCVDDICGLINFLDPNYPDQIYRLWLSLFLHAGIFHCVLSFIMHMTILRDLEKLAGWFRIAIIYIFSGIGGNLTSAIFIPYRAEVGPAGAQFGLLACLVVEVFQNWQILRNPGLALVKLLAIIMVLFVLGLLPWIDNFAHLGGFICGIFLSFIFLPYICFGEFDRNRKRIQMVVCSVLLVGFFSLGFVLFYVRPITDWWWWFQYFNCVPITEDFCNDMDVRFEETGVPGNM
- the LOC129269484 gene encoding inactive rhomboid protein 1-like isoform X1, whose protein sequence is MDIRNYFQGEVVMVIYHTSCFSLSCWILLKARPGRLRDEYDSPRGPLPSQLSTGTATSSILQKQRSQRLIRQRSKRQSVAKMGWELIRHSVKQQPKVQQRPPLIHSRSFAPASMVFDYEDDEESVDPTQFFSPGVLSDELNDEVFFDFSPKAQRRARPPTAEHPPPLPPGRRLESDEASEYEEIRDRVPGSEDRFRQLPHPPPRLGFDEVDLAGRPPYRREYPDEDDMYAMPDLPDVYRREPSAGDPLDSRTNSVLQDMIPTGIGWRKPKTEERFKIPPIVPVPEDLPDGGKPLRRTKIREQIMDMAMDNADRREIGKGLVGRVLNRRYRSKRMDSYVQKQIEEIEDHSRPYFTYWVTTVQIAIMIVSLAFYGFAPIGFSYTQKTGVVLQSNLVMETVGYKEPDNFWIGPRPADLIHLGAKFSPCMHRDEQVFATIEDAKAVENMTGCCIRTDNAGCVQTSYEQCSTRFAMFSKWTPSRPDPSEQRTSGPVCGQDPRECKSPSSRPPYEWPDDITKWPICVEPFDSHNQYHTMCEVTGRPCCIGIHGECKIVSRDYCEFVNGFFHEEATLCSQVSCVDDICGLINFLDPNYPDQIYRLWLSLFLHAGIFHCVLSFIMHMTILRDLEKLAGWFRIAIIYIFSGIGGNLTSAIFIPYRAEVGPAGAQFGLLACLVVEVFQNWQILRNPGLALVKLLAIIMVLFVLGLLPWIDNFAHLGGFICGIFLSFIFLPYICFGEFDRNRKRIQMVVCSVLLVGFFSLGFVLFYVRPITDWWWWFQYFNCVPITEDFCNDMDVRFEETGVPGNM